The DNA sequence CCGCGGTGGGGCTGGTGGGCAAGGAGTCGGACCTGTTCCGCTTCACGCTCAAGCACAGCCTGTTCTTCGCGACCATCGTGGGCGTGATCACTTATGTGCAGGCGTACTACCTCGTCGGCATGATCCCGCATTGATCCAGGCCGGGCGATGACGCCCGGTGGCTGTCTGCGGGCGCGATGTCGTCGCGCCCGCTCCGCGCCCTCTTGCGTCCACGCCAATGGACGGGAGGGCGCATTCCATTGGAGGACGCAGGGGCACCGAAAAACTACACTGCGCCCATGAGTCCAGCCGCTGCCGCCCTGCCACGCCGTCGCCTGCCGATCGGCATCCAGACCTTCGCCGATCTGCGCGACACGGGCTGCTATTACGTGGACAAGACGGGGCTGGCGATCGACCTGATCGAGTCGTCTGGCAAAGCGTTTTTCCTGAGTCGGCCGCGGCGTTTTGGCAAGAGCCTGCTGGTGGACACGTTCAAGGAACTGTTCGAGGGCAACCGGGCGCTGTTCGGCGGGCTGGCGGCCGAGACGCGCTGGGACTGGTCGAAGCGGCATCCGGTGATCCGCATCAGCTTCGGTGGCGGCGTGCTGCGCAAAGGGGGCGATCTGGACCAGCACATCGCCGAACTGATCGACGAGCACGCCAACCGACTGGGTCTGACGCTGCACAACCAGAGCCTGAGCGGGCGCTTCAAGGATCTGATCCGACTCGCGCACGAGCAAGCAGGCGCCAGCGTCGTCGTGCTGGTCGATGAATACGACAAGCCGATCCTCGACAACCTGACCGAGCCGGCCATTGCCCGCGAGATGCGCGACGGGCTGCGCAACCTGTACTCGGTGCTCAAGGACATGGACGCGCACCTGCGGTTCGTGTTCCTCACGGGCGTGTCGAAGTTCAGCAAGGTCAGCCTGTTCTCCGGGCTGAATCACCTCGTGGACATCACGCTCGATCCGCCCTTCAGCGCGCTGTGCGGCTACACGGACGAGGACATGGACACCGTGTTCGCGCCGGAGCTGCCGGGGCTGGACCGGGAGGAAATCCGGCGCTGGTACAACGGCTACAACTGGGGCGGGACCAGCGTCTACAACCCGTTCGACGCGCTGCTGCTGTTCCGAAACCGGCGCTTCAAGCCCTACTGGTTCGAGACGGGCACGCCGACCTTCCTGGTCGATCTGCTGGCCGAGCGGCGCATGTTCACGCCGGACCTGGGGCGGCTGGTGACGAGCGAAACGCTGCTGTCCACCTTCGACGTGGACGCGATGACGGCGGAGGCGCTGCTGTTCCAGACCGGCTACCTGACCATCGCCGAGACGCACGAGATTCCGGGGCGCACCGAGTACACGCTGAAATACCCGAACATGGAGGTGCAGGCGAGCCTGAACGACAGCCTGCTCAAGCGGTTTGTGGGCGATCTTTCGGCGCCGGAGCCGCAGATCAGCCGGTTATGGCGCGTGTTGCAGGCGGGTGATCCGCTGGCGCTGAAAGACCTGTTCCACGCCTTCTTTGCGAGCATCCCGAACGACTGGTACCGCAACAACCCGATCGCGCAGTTCGAGGGTTACTGGGCCAGCATCTTCTACAGCCACTTCGCCGCGCTCGGGCTGGACATCCGGGTCGAGGACACGACGAACAAGGGGCGCATCGACATGGCGGTGCTGGCCTGCGGGGTGGTGTGGCTGTTCGAGTTCAAGGTGGTGGAACTCGTGCCTCAGGGGCGGGCGTTGCAGCAACTGAAGGATCGGGGGTATGGCGAGAAATACGCGGGGCGGGGGGAGCCGGTGTATCTGATTGGGGTGGAGTTCAGTCGGCAAGATCGGAATATCGTGGGGTTTGAGGTGGAATATGCAGTCGAAGCCAGACGTTGATCCGACATCGCGAGTGAACCTGAGCATGGACATCCATCTGCTTCTATCAGTCTCGCAGTTTTCCGCAGGTCAGCGTTAGCAGTGAACGACCCTGCCCCTTCAGAGGGAAGTCACTTTCATTCATTTGGTATTTCTATGCGTATTTCAAAGTCATCTAAAACCGAGAGCGTTGCGGGCAGTTTTGTGACAGAAATTGCCCTTACTGCCGTTGGTGCTGCTGCTGGAGGAGTGCTCGCACCGCTACTTCCGGTGCTCGCCAAGTCACTTGCATCGGAGCGCCAAAGAAAGCGAGTCGAGGTTGCACTGGAAGAAATCGCATCTACGCTCAACAACCACGAAGAAAAAATCAAGACCCTATCGGATGAGCAGTACAAGCTAATCAACGAGACAGTTCTAACCATTCTACAGACAACCCAAGCCGATAAACTAAAGTACCTACGCGATTTTGTTGAAAACACGTTGAATGAGTCTGAGATGCTGCCGCAAGAGGCGTGCGTCCTATCAAGGATAATTCGAGATATCTCTGCCGAAGAAATCGAGTTCTTGCTAATTGCGTATCGGTATACTGGTTTGGCACTCACTAATATTCCTCAGCCATCTGAAATTGCGGAAGATAACTCCTGATTAGCAATGATCCTCAGCAAGGTGCCAACTGACGATCAGGCGTAGCGTAGAAGACAGACCAAGCGCAGGAGCGAGCACATGCCGATGAACCGAATCCAGTTCCAGCAGGGGATGTCGCTGCCAGAGTTCATGGCCAGCTTCGGCACGGAAGAGCAATGCGCCGAGGCGGTCAAGCA is a window from the Sphaerotilus montanus genome containing:
- a CDS encoding ATP-binding protein encodes the protein MSPAAAALPRRRLPIGIQTFADLRDTGCYYVDKTGLAIDLIESSGKAFFLSRPRRFGKSLLVDTFKELFEGNRALFGGLAAETRWDWSKRHPVIRISFGGGVLRKGGDLDQHIAELIDEHANRLGLTLHNQSLSGRFKDLIRLAHEQAGASVVVLVDEYDKPILDNLTEPAIAREMRDGLRNLYSVLKDMDAHLRFVFLTGVSKFSKVSLFSGLNHLVDITLDPPFSALCGYTDEDMDTVFAPELPGLDREEIRRWYNGYNWGGTSVYNPFDALLLFRNRRFKPYWFETGTPTFLVDLLAERRMFTPDLGRLVTSETLLSTFDVDAMTAEALLFQTGYLTIAETHEIPGRTEYTLKYPNMEVQASLNDSLLKRFVGDLSAPEPQISRLWRVLQAGDPLALKDLFHAFFASIPNDWYRNNPIAQFEGYWASIFYSHFAALGLDIRVEDTTNKGRIDMAVLACGVVWLFEFKVVELVPQGRALQQLKDRGYGEKYAGRGEPVYLIGVEFSRQDRNIVGFEVEYAVEARR